ggacggacagatgcctcgccccactcttcatcattcactccgtggatatgctgcgacgCGTGCTCTGCAGTATGCAATTTGGCTGAGCGCTGGATTGTGACTGAAGCCCTTCGCGTAACTGGCGCATGCCCACCAGATTTCCCAGGATACCGTAATCTCGATCCTCGTCCATATGGATGCAGTTCGCCCGAACTTCCCCATATTGAACAAGGTAGCGCTCTCCACCGCACGTGGCGTGACAACTCGTACAGGAGGAGATAGCCTTGTTAAAGAGTATGCGGACCAGGATCGACTTACTGGATGCAATGAACTGACCAAGGCGTTCTACCTGGCCCGGCGATGCTATCTCCTGTCTTATGGCAATTTATGCAGGAACCAAGCAGGTACTTGGCGACAGCTGCAAATGAATACTTATCTTATTCCGCTGCTATATCACTGACTATATCCTGAGATCTATAGCACCAACTTTTACTTTCAGCTTTCAGCTTTTATAGCACCAACTTTCACTTTATTCATATGCTATGTAAATGTGAGGCTAAAGCAAAACTTATTAGTCCTGGTGTTTTTGCGGCGAGGTCGCATTTCGGAGCTCGAAGTTCGCCGACTTATTCTAGGCAGTCCAGCACGCCCGTCAAGCAGCGGAGAGGCAAGGCTTTCATGTCCCGACATGGAGTACCTGAACCCGGGTCATTAGTATGCAGGAACAAATAATAAAGTTTCTCCATTCACCCATTCATTTGATGTGTTACGCTAGTTACCCGAAAAACTGTGGACcacctttttgttttcttattgcTGACCACACACCACATTTTCATTCACGTGCAATTCACTATGTGCTATAAGTATctcatatttttttctcttcattttttatATGGATCCCTTCACTGTACTGTAGTGTCTGAGCACGGAGTCGATGCTTCATTGGGAGCAggaataatgccacctggtgttctgagCTGGCAAGTCGAAAAGGGCGGAGACAAGCGAGGGCCCTTCGATCATAATTGGCGTTAGTGTTTTGCCTTCCTTTTGTTCTTGTCTCTAGAGCGCCTCGCGCGTGACAGTGTATTTTCTAGGAAAAGGCGAAGTAAACGTAGAGAAGGAATCGTAAATACACAGCCCTGAAGGTATGTTTTACTGATGTAGATTTCTTGGCATTTCTACGTTGTTTATTTCCCCTGAAAATTCAGAAGTGCTTATCTCTTCAGTAAACTCTCTAACGTTCGAACGAGCGCAATCGGCACAGGTTCGCTACAAAGGCGAACACGGGCACAAAACCGCTTGCTGTATTGTTTTATCCATGTTTGCTTGTCCAACCTTTTTTTATAATGGACACTGAGGTTACGCAGTAAGCCACATATTTTGGCTCGTGTTGCGCATGCCATGCAAAGACATAAGACAGCCTTGAAATAATTGGTGAGCACAGCTGAAGAAATCAGAACTGTGGACCTGGAAAATTGGAATTTATCAACGTGGTCCGACTTCAACTGCATCGTTATTGTATATCTGTTACTCTGCGTGCATGTGCAAACTGCCTCTAACATATTTTTTCGCTTTATAAAACGGCTAATAATTTGCATACGCGTAATGTAATTTGTTCCTTTTTCGTTCCCACACATTCCCTTCAGTCACGCTGGCAAGACATCACTCAGCGTGCCATGAACGCTACATCAACGCTGAAGTTCATGTTACGCCTAATCATCACGTACCACATCGACCTGGGACTGAAGATACGCCTCAGCAAAGGCAGCATGTACCTCAGTGCCGGTGATTCGCTGCGCGACCGTCTCGGTCTGCCAGCGCGACAGCTAGAGTTGATGCTGAGTGCGTCGATAAACGCCAGCGCTGCCACCATCACGCCGGCGCAGCTGACTCAGTTTTTGATCCTTGACGAGTCTCTCACTAATTCCTTGAGTGATGACGAAGATGCTAGCGCGCTCCCACCGGACCAACTGTTTCTCCAGATCTACCCGAAGTCTCGCGATGCGTGGGTCGAAGCCTTGGCGGACGCTCCACATATGGTCAAGTCCCTCGAGCCATCCAAGCTCGTGCACGTAAAGGGCATGTCCTTTCTGCACACCTTTACTCACCTCGTTTTCGAGACTTCAAGCCGCATGACGCGCTCTCTGTGGCTACTGGCACATGCTCTCCTGCCTGCCCTGGAGGCCGACGTAGTGCGACAGACGCCACCGGAGCTTCGAGTGGACGCCGTTGTGTCTTTCTGTTACAGCCAAAGCCGCCAGTCGCAGTATGGTATCGCCTTGGATTCCTTCCTCTGGACGTTGGCGGTTGGTTCTCAGAGCTTGCCGTTGGCTGTGACCACGACGCAGGACTTGCTGCGATCTCAAGCGGCGCTGTTGGCGCAGAGGTTGCTCCGAGGTGGCCTGCTGCTCCAGGCCATGGAGGTAGGCATCGCTCGGCCAGAATATTTCGGAGCAATTATTATATGCCGTGCACGTGCCCGATACTACATATGACATGAGCTCAGATGTTTTACTACATCTGCCTGCCCTCAATGAAGTAACTACAAAGCAGAGATAAAAACATGGGAcatgtatctgcatgttacactgtaaatgtcgccgaaagacaatagtcttgcgtctgcagagagtgaacaaaatgtttatttgatgttccgcgcaagaaaatcagtgaatagtattctggaggcgctgcgtcagagggcctcgaacgtgcagcggaggtgaacaagcgcatcgagtcacgtcacacgtgagacatgagcgctatctggcagttatttcgAAAAACGAAGCGTGTGGCGGGCACGCCCGTCttagaggcgataaggtgtaaaacgtaaggcgacaggtaggtgccgccaccgtgtcgtcttagcaaagcgttggaaacacttgccttctcgtgcaagcattgcattatcagcgcagcgtgataaacgatgtggtccttagaattatttatgtatggcttttctagcgtaaagacacacatacagagtgttgatgtgttgttatggtgcctcttATATGCGGAATAatcgcttttcaattgacaatcacacaagtttgaacgctaaaacttgaggAATATTGGTAGGTGCTGCGGATGTGGTCCGcggtttggggtatcgtttggtgtcgtttaaggtaccgttaagggcagacaaacagaccatTGTCTTTCAAAAAAGCAAGCGCCCCATTTCGGTGTCCTCCAGCGAGCCCGATGCACTGTCCTATCGTATCGCTACTACAATTGTCCTAAACATGGTCTAAACATTACTGGATAACGTGTTTTAAGTGAAGCTGATGACGGTGAATAAGTATGCTTCAGCTCCCATCATTTTTATCTGGTAATGAACATATGTATCAAGTGCAACATGTAGGAGCATCACCGCGAGTCTTGACAAAAATAGGCAATCTAGAGCAGGTGAATGCTCGCTGTGTGCAGGGAAGCGAAAAAGCAGTTGTCGACATTTTGTCCCCAGTCGTTTACTCTGCTGGCTCCCCTTGTCGGCAAGCGGAAATATGGGGACAAGCCAGGCAAATAAAATACAGAAATCCGTTTCAATCGGGAAAACTGAGTGAACAGCTGAGCTGACCGGTGCAAAATCTCCTTTTGCATGCAGCTCCCTGAGTGATGCAAGTCCAGAGTTTTGCTGTAACATGTAGCGTTACCTAGACCAGTGTTTCTGGGCGTAAGCATCATCAGTGGGCGCTCAAACAGCGCTTGGCAAACCACATGTTTAGCAACAAATTTTCTTGAAGCAAGAATTTTACTGCCGTGCGCAAATTCTCCAGGTCAGTTTCACGAGATTTCCTGTATGCAGCTTCTATTGAGCCAACACCGAGCAATAACGGGTGGCAGCCGCGACGGTCGCACACAACAGCATCCAATTACTGGATGACAACCTCTCTTGTTTTCGGTCTCTGCATGCAGCGATCCGCTGCAAATTAGCGCAAGGAAAGAATAGCGATCGCTGCAGTTCTCACTTATGCGCTAAATGCTGCTACAGTTCTGTGAGGCGTTACTGAGTGCGTAGCACAGCACCCAGCGATTCCGGTTCGCGAAGGTCCCACTGCTTTCCTTTTACGGCAATGCTCGAGAAAAGATTTCTTGGCTTGGCTAGAATGTTCGAAAGCTGGGTGTGCAACATGCGCTCAATTCATTTCCTGCGCTTTATTGAGAAACTGTCGTCTGCAGTACTTTTCGAGATGCTGTTTTCTCGTTCACATGTGCAAAAGCAAGTGGGAGGAACAAGTGACGTGGTGGTGCCCTCTGGTGCTGCGCCCAAGTCAGCCGCAGTTTCGCGGGGTGTTTCCAGCGATTTCAAGCTAACTATTGTGATTTCCTCTGTTGATTATAGTATCTGTGATTCCATAATTATAAAAATACATGGTTACTTCTGTTAAATATAGTATTTTAGACCTTTTTCGTAGGTTTGAACGCGGTTTTAAGAAGTGGTAGTCTTGTAGGATGAGATCTATGGATGGACAACAAGCCTAAAGTGCTTGATATTGCGTGGAGTTCCTGAGCGTATCTTTAGACGGGAACACAAATGCGTTTCTTCCCGAGTGCGCCGAGCTTTCTTTCTCCCCTTCAAGTGGGGACTTCTTCTTTTGCTGTGGTAGATTCCTTTTTCCTAGGCCGCGGCACAGCGGAGTTCGCCGAGTGTTGCTAAGCCAACGTAGTGGCTGTGTAGGCATTTGCTAACCTAGCTAAAAAACGTAGCTGCATTTGGTTTCTACGGCAGTTGTTCGCACCGGTGTCAGTTTTAGTGGGGAAAAGTACGTTTTCAAATTGCTTTAGTTTACGCACTTACGAAGAGCTTTCGCGTAACTACGGTTGTCTCGCGTATAGAAGAAGCTCAACGAGAGAATTTGTAGCATATTTACTAGACCCCAGTTATCTTTCTGAGCTAAATATCAATAAATCTTAGCATTCATTGATGTGGGATGAACGTATCTGCAAATGCAGCGCAGTCATATCCCGATTTGTTCTCTGCTGCGGTTTAAATGTGGCTTGGCAGCCGCTCTCATCGTCAGCCTCTTTGATACAATCGATAGTTTCAAACTACAAATCGTACCAAGTTGATAAACTATTTTTTGTCCATATGCTGTTTACCTTTCCCGGTGTGAATTTAATGTCCCGAGTCATGTATGTGTTGAATAATATGCTTGAAAACGCTCTTGAGGTTATGTAAGCATGAGCAGCTAATCTCTTGGGAGCGTTATAAGCAGATTCCTCTTGCTACTACGTGTGTACCTTAGCATATTGAAATAGGTGGCCATCGCAGGAAATCGAAGACATCGAAGTGGGGCTGTTTCTGGACCCCACGTCTCCGGACGAGGCCAGGTACCTCGAAAAGCTGTACAGAGAGCTCCCGATGCCGAGCCGCTCCGGCTACTACGTGAACCGGCTGCTACCCATCGCTGTGGCTCTGGACGGCTCACCGCTGTTGGAACGGCACTCGCGCTGCCTTGATGACGACGTGCTAAGCACAGCTGTAGCTGCGTACTCCCAGCGTGACCTGTGCGTGTCGCCCGCTCTAGTGTCGCAGCCACTATTCTACGCGGGAGCTGAGGCGTTCGTAAACTACCCCACGATGGGATTCCTGTTGGCCGAGCCGTACGCAGACGTCCTCTTCCGGACGCTACGGAAGGCACCTCCTGGCACTGACACGTCGCGGCGCTTTACGGCCACCATGAGCTGCCTCCGGCGCCAGCTGGAGTCTCTGGGCAACACGACCGTGTCGGGTGACGCGAGACCGGCGGCGCTGTTCCGACTTGCAGGGGCGCTGCAGCTGGCACACGACGCGGTCGAAAACTCAGGCGGCTTCTCCGGAGGCGACTCGGAGCGGCGCGCTTTCTTCGAGCGCCAATGCTGGCTATGGTGCTCCCGGATGCTGCACAGCGCACGCTCATTGTCCGCAGTGCAGCTGGATGCCAAAGGCGTGTGCAACATTGTCGTCCGTAACGTTCTCGCCTTCTACCGCGGCTTCCGATGTTACCCGGAAGACTACATGGGCAGCGTCGAGGTCTGCGCCGTCTTTGGAGTACCACCAGTCAAGGAGTGACTCCGCTAGCAGGAGACCTTCCACGCTCACTTATGAGCGTGTACATTATTATGAGACTGCATATACGCATTCGGAACGACTATCGTTCACCGTACGCAATGAGAACGTCTTTGCAGAGGCTGAGAGAAAAGACAATAAATGTTCTTTAATCGCCGATGAAGATTGTTTCTCTACTGAAACTGATAGTAGTAAAGATAGCGAATCACGTGTTGGGCTTACTGCCCAA
The nucleotide sequence above comes from Rhipicephalus microplus isolate Deutch F79 chromosome 2, USDA_Rmic, whole genome shotgun sequence. Encoded proteins:
- the LOC119169093 gene encoding uncharacterized protein LOC119169093 isoform X2, producing MWLHQNLPWSQFIFAETVVVAAITVLVVVGTLVAQAVLGFYVPPCSTPACDQAMTLARSSQRFEVPACTGFYEHLCGAGEALSEYSRRQPLVHAMSATLLDKGAAISSDTKNRDALNKVAVFYVSCYKHFVPPSEQSGLHQDVTNILTILKSRWQDITQRAMNATSTLKFMLRLIITYHIDLGLKIRLSKGSMYLSAGDSLRDRLGLPARQLELMLSASINASAATITPAQLTQFLILDESLTNSLSDDEDASALPPDQLFLQIYPKSRDAWVEALADAPHMVKSLEPSKLVHVKGMSFLHTFTHLVFETSSRMTRSLWLLAHALLPALEADVVRQTPPELRVDAVVSFCYSQSRQSQYGIALDSFLWTLAVGSQSLPLAVTTTQDLLRSQAALLAQRLLRGGLLLQAMEEIEDIEVGLFLDPTSPDEARYLEKLYRELPMPSRSGYYVNRLLPIAVALDGSPLLERHSRCLDDDVLSTAVAAYSQRDLCVSPALVSQPLFYAGAEAFVNYPTMGFLLAEPYADVLFRTLRKAPPGTDTSRRFTATMSCLRRQLESLGNTTVSGDARPAALFRLAGALQLAHDAVENSGGFSGGDSERRAFFERQCWLWCSRMLHSARSLSAVQLDAKGVCNIVVRNVLAFYRGFRCYPEDYMGSVEVCAVFGVPPVKE
- the LOC119169093 gene encoding uncharacterized protein LOC119169093 isoform X1; the protein is MTSGTGESSDPEHSIPPRIMWLHQNLPWSQFIFAETVVVAAITVLVVVGTLVAQAVLGFYVPPCSTPACDQAMTLARSSQRFEVPACTGFYEHLCGAGEALSEYSRRQPLVHAMSATLLDKGAAISSDTKNRDALNKVAVFYVSCYKHFVPPSEQSGLHQDVTNILTILKSRWQDITQRAMNATSTLKFMLRLIITYHIDLGLKIRLSKGSMYLSAGDSLRDRLGLPARQLELMLSASINASAATITPAQLTQFLILDESLTNSLSDDEDASALPPDQLFLQIYPKSRDAWVEALADAPHMVKSLEPSKLVHVKGMSFLHTFTHLVFETSSRMTRSLWLLAHALLPALEADVVRQTPPELRVDAVVSFCYSQSRQSQYGIALDSFLWTLAVGSQSLPLAVTTTQDLLRSQAALLAQRLLRGGLLLQAMEEIEDIEVGLFLDPTSPDEARYLEKLYRELPMPSRSGYYVNRLLPIAVALDGSPLLERHSRCLDDDVLSTAVAAYSQRDLCVSPALVSQPLFYAGAEAFVNYPTMGFLLAEPYADVLFRTLRKAPPGTDTSRRFTATMSCLRRQLESLGNTTVSGDARPAALFRLAGALQLAHDAVENSGGFSGGDSERRAFFERQCWLWCSRMLHSARSLSAVQLDAKGVCNIVVRNVLAFYRGFRCYPEDYMGSVEVCAVFGVPPVKE